The following is a genomic window from Atribacteraceae bacterium.
CCAGACAGACAAAAGTCTCCAGGCCTCGGCTGAGGCGCTTCAGACGGCCATCCCGCTTGAGAAGTTCAGTCACCAGATAACCATCGCCCAAGTCGGGGTTGATCAAATCTTCACATGCCAAACTTGGATTGAAATCCTGGCCGGAAGTGGTGATAACGACCTGATAATTGAGCCGGTGAGCCGCTTCGGCGACCCCCCTCATCAACTCATGCTGGAGCGGAAAACTGAGGAGTCGAACCAGTGAGTGTGGAAAAAGGACCACTATCGTGCCGGTTTTCGCGAGTGCGAGACCTTTCCTGGCTTTTCGTGACCTATAACCCAGTTCATCAATCACTTGCAGTATTTTGGATTTTGTTTCCGGGCTGACCCGATCGTCCCGGTTGTTGAGTACATTGGACACAGTGCTCTTCGATACGTTGGCTCGTCGAGCGATTTCATCTATGGTAATCATCGAATCTTGCCCCCTTATCCTCGGATCCACTCTATGTTTTCAGCCGAACTTCTCTCAAGCTCTCCCCTTTTCCGGTGAACCCGCTTTCCGGGCCCGGAAAAATCACAAAAAAGTCGGAATACAGAGCCTTCTCCAAGCTTATGGGTTTACAGGAAAAGAATCGGAGAATATTCCCTCACGAAGCGCTGATATGAGGGATTTGTCTTATTATGATATAAAAAAATTGGAACAGCAAGAAAAAAAGAACGTTTCTGAAAATGGAAACCTGATCATTGTGAATTTTTTCAAATTCGATCACCTAATATATAAATAAAGACGCAAGACTCGGTCAATTTCAGCCGGCTGCCAACCCTTAAAAATCCAGATATAAGAGACAACCCGGCTGCCGGAAGGGAGTTCTTCGGATAGTTTTTTTTCCAGGCGGTCGTTCACGTGTTGAAAGAGAAAAAGGGTGACGATGTTGACCTGGGATAGATCCACTTGGTGAATATCCCGCAGTTCAACCCTGACCCGGTGTGAAACCCCAGAAAAAAAAATCCGCAGACGGGCCAACAGATAGAGCCAAGGATTGATTTCGTAGCCGATCGCCCGAATCCCGAAACGCCGGGCGGCTTCGATGCAGATTCGGCCATCACCGCAACCAAGGTCGACCAACAGTTCGTTGGGGTTGGGTTTAGCCATTTCCAGCATCCGCCGTACTCTTTTCATGTCGGTCGGCTGCCAGGGGATTCCATGAAAAAACAGAGGAAAAATCCACCAGAAAAAGAGAAAAAGAATTACGACGACAAGACCAAGAATCCACCACCACATGGTCAGGGCTCCTTGTTGACAAATAGGTCAGCGAGATATGAACTTCGCACCAAAGGATCACTGGCGACCCCTCTGAAGCCCAGGGAAAGGGCTTGTGCACGGTACCAGGCGAAGCGTTCCGGTGGCAGATATTCGACCACGGGAAGGTGCCTGACCGACGGCGCAAGATATTGTCCGATCGTTACGATATCACACCCAGCCTGCCGTATATCATGGAGGAGGGCGATAGTCTGCTCTTCATTTTCCCCCAGGCCGAGCATAAATCCGGATTTGGTTATGATCTTCGGCGCAGCGTCTTTCACTTGTT
Proteins encoded in this region:
- a CDS encoding class I SAM-dependent methyltransferase, with the protein product MWWWILGLVVVILFLFFWWIFPLFFHGIPWQPTDMKRVRRMLEMAKPNPNELLVDLGCGDGRICIEAARRFGIRAIGYEINPWLYLLARLRIFFSGVSHRVRVELRDIHQVDLSQVNIVTLFLFQHVNDRLEKKLSEELPSGSRVVSYIWIFKGWQPAEIDRVLRLYLYIR